The following are from one region of the Planctomonas sp. JC2975 genome:
- a CDS encoding replication-associated recombination protein A translates to MVSTQQGLRAGATPLAVRMRPRRLDEIAGQRHLLTPGSPLVSLAGDKTGERGSVSVILWGPPGTGKTTLAQVIAHSSGRRFVELSAVTAGVRDVRTVMDEAQTNRDLYGVSTVLFLDEIHRFTKAQQDALLPGVENGWVILVAATTENPSFSVISPLLSRSLLLTLEQLSDDDLGVLIDRAVKDERGLKDAVVVDSDARAALIRLASGDARRALTALEAAANSAQDNAATSEDAERGTDEADVKPTVTAELVASAVDRALLRYDRNGDEHYDVISAFIKSVRGSDVDAALHYLARMIEAGEDPRFIARRIIVLASEDIGMADPTALGVAVAAADAVQYIGMPEGRIPLAQAVVHLATAPKSNAAYMALDAAIADVRSGKIGRVPKHLRDAHYPGAKRLGHGKGYKYPHDDDLGVVRQDYLPDVLKDSLYYSPTEHGNEREIAARLAKLRRITRGK, encoded by the coding sequence ATGGTGAGCACACAGCAGGGGCTGCGCGCGGGCGCGACCCCGCTGGCGGTGCGGATGCGTCCACGTCGGCTCGACGAGATCGCCGGACAACGCCATTTGCTCACGCCCGGATCCCCGCTGGTCAGTCTCGCCGGCGACAAGACGGGGGAGCGCGGCTCGGTGTCCGTCATCCTCTGGGGTCCGCCCGGCACCGGGAAGACCACGCTTGCACAGGTGATCGCACACTCCTCGGGACGGCGATTCGTCGAGCTCTCCGCCGTGACGGCCGGCGTGCGCGACGTGCGCACTGTCATGGACGAGGCGCAGACCAACCGCGACCTGTACGGCGTGTCCACAGTGCTCTTCCTCGACGAGATCCACCGCTTCACGAAGGCGCAGCAGGATGCCCTGCTTCCAGGGGTCGAGAACGGATGGGTCATCCTCGTGGCCGCCACGACGGAGAATCCGTCGTTCTCCGTCATCTCGCCGCTGCTGTCCCGGTCCCTTCTGCTCACACTCGAGCAGCTCTCCGACGACGACCTCGGCGTGCTCATCGATCGCGCCGTGAAAGACGAGCGCGGGCTGAAGGATGCCGTCGTCGTCGACTCCGACGCCCGCGCGGCCCTGATCCGCCTCGCGTCGGGCGATGCACGCAGGGCCCTCACTGCGCTGGAGGCCGCCGCGAACTCCGCGCAGGACAACGCCGCGACGAGCGAAGACGCCGAGCGCGGCACGGACGAAGCGGATGTCAAGCCGACCGTCACGGCCGAACTGGTGGCATCCGCCGTCGATCGCGCGCTGCTGAGATACGACCGCAACGGCGACGAGCACTACGACGTGATCAGCGCGTTCATCAAGTCCGTTCGCGGGTCGGATGTCGACGCGGCGCTGCATTATCTGGCCCGGATGATCGAGGCGGGCGAAGATCCCCGGTTCATCGCCCGACGCATCATCGTGCTCGCCTCCGAAGACATCGGCATGGCGGATCCCACGGCACTCGGCGTCGCCGTCGCCGCTGCGGACGCCGTGCAGTACATCGGGATGCCGGAGGGGCGCATCCCGCTCGCGCAGGCCGTCGTGCACCTGGCCACGGCGCCGAAGTCGAACGCCGCGTACATGGCGCTCGACGCGGCGATCGCCGATGTGCGCTCCGGGAAGATCGGACGCGTCCCTAAGCACCTCCGCGACGCGCACTATCCGGGTGCCAAGCGACTTGGACACGGCAAGGGGTACAAGTACCCGCACGACGACGATCTCGGGGTCGTGCGGCAGGACTACCTGCCCGACGTGCTGAAGGACTCCCTGTACTACTCGCCGACGGAGCACGGAAACGAGCGGGAGATCGCTGCGCGCCTGGCGAAGCTGCGGCGCATCACGCGCGGCAAATAG
- a CDS encoding peptidylprolyl isomerase, whose protein sequence is MSAKKQSDRDARQARERLRAYQARQSVHEHARRRRIRDNAIAGGVVVVVLALAVVFQLTYFSAGPGKPVASPKASASATATPTPTPAATAQNQGDVPPKSLAENRTWTGTLTINGIALGVSLDGAKAPQAVSSMISLTQKSFFDNTVCHRLTTGTTFKVLQCGDPKGDGTGGPGYSFGPIENAPSDGKYPEGTIAMARQSGNADSNGSQFFIVYGDTTIPNDSAGGYTVIGKVTSGLSQLKTDVTDKGTKDGSADGVPAVTPKIDSFTLK, encoded by the coding sequence GTGTCCGCGAAGAAGCAGAGCGACCGCGACGCGCGCCAGGCGCGCGAACGCCTGCGCGCCTATCAAGCGCGCCAGTCGGTGCACGAGCACGCACGACGGAGACGGATCAGGGACAACGCGATCGCCGGCGGCGTCGTGGTCGTCGTTCTCGCCCTCGCCGTCGTCTTCCAGCTCACCTATTTCTCTGCCGGACCCGGCAAGCCTGTCGCCTCACCGAAGGCATCCGCCTCCGCGACTGCGACGCCGACGCCGACGCCGGCAGCGACCGCTCAGAACCAGGGCGATGTGCCCCCGAAGTCGCTGGCGGAGAACCGCACCTGGACAGGCACGCTCACGATCAACGGCATAGCCCTCGGGGTCTCGCTCGACGGCGCGAAGGCGCCGCAGGCCGTTTCTTCCATGATCTCGTTGACCCAGAAGAGCTTCTTCGACAACACCGTGTGCCACCGCCTGACGACCGGTACCACGTTCAAGGTTCTGCAGTGCGGCGACCCGAAGGGCGACGGGACCGGTGGGCCGGGGTACAGCTTCGGCCCGATCGAGAACGCCCCGTCGGACGGCAAGTATCCGGAGGGCACGATCGCGATGGCTCGGCAGTCGGGCAACGCCGACAGCAACGGCAGCCAGTTCTTCATCGTTTACGGCGACACCACGATCCCCAACGACTCGGCCGGCGGGTACACGGTCATCGGCAAGGTGACGAGCGGGCTGAGTCAGTTGAAGACCGACGTCACCGACAAGGGCACGAAGGACGGCAGCGCCGACGGCGTCCCTGCCGTCACACCGAAGATCGACTCCTTCACACTCAAGTAA